In Arthrobacter sp. MN05-02, one genomic interval encodes:
- a CDS encoding transcriptional regulator (possible pseudo due to frameshift), with amino-acid sequence MELLRKSGRRVVLTPQAEVLVGHTAELLETLERAESDLAASLTTVSGTVRVAVFQSAALALMPEALTAMKRDYPDVRVEMVQREPETALYETFARDFDLVIAEQYPGHAAPRHTELDHLPLTEDAIRLAVPPAGLDYAGISSVPEASGAAWVMEPRGAASRHWAEQACRRAGFEPDVRYETADLQAQIRLIESGNAVALMPDLVWTGRSVPVQLLDLDDSPRRSIFTSARSAGARRPAVLAVREVLGHAAAGVRRPQQAQ; translated from the coding sequence GTGGAGCTGCTGCGGAAGTCGGGCCGCAGGGTGGTCCTGACCCCGCAGGCGGAGGTCCTCGTCGGCCACACCGCGGAACTCCTCGAGACCCTGGAGCGGGCCGAGTCCGATCTCGCCGCCTCCCTGACCACGGTGTCCGGCACCGTGCGGGTGGCGGTCTTCCAGTCCGCGGCCCTGGCACTCATGCCCGAGGCGTTGACGGCCATGAAGCGGGACTATCCGGACGTGCGCGTGGAGATGGTGCAGCGGGAACCGGAGACCGCGCTGTACGAGACGTTCGCCCGCGACTTCGACCTCGTGATCGCCGAGCAGTATCCGGGCCACGCGGCGCCGCGGCACACGGAGCTCGACCATCTACCCCTGACCGAGGATGCCATCCGGCTCGCGGTCCCGCCGGCGGGCCTCGACTATGCCGGGATCTCCTCCGTCCCGGAGGCTTCGGGTGCCGCCTGGGTCATGGAACCGCGGGGAGCGGCATCCCGGCACTGGGCGGAACAGGCGTGCCGGCGGGCCGGTTTCGAGCCCGACGTCCGGTACGAGACGGCGGATCTCCAGGCGCAGATCCGCCTCATCGAGTCGGGGAACGCCGTCGCCCTCATGCCGGACCTCGTGTGGACCGGACGGAGCGTGCCGGTGCAGCTCCTCGACCTCGATGACAGCCCCCGGCGCTCCATCTTCACCTCCGCGCGCTCGGCCGGCGCCCGGAGGCCCGCCGTCCTGGCCGTCCGGGAGGTGCTCGGGCACGCCGCTGCCGGCGTGCGTCGTCCGCAGCAGGCGCAATAA
- a CDS encoding GTP cyclohydrolase-2, whose amino-acid sequence MSIQSTQLGSASVPATIERVAETVLPTRHGTFRMVGYRDSGGTEHVALAQGIDDDARGTAHRAPLVRVHSECLTGDAFGSWRCDCGEQLDAALAAISDEGRGVVVYVRGHEGRGIGLLAKLKAYALQDQGVDTVDANTALGLPVDARRYDQAAEILQDLGISAVRLLSGNPAKEEALEDLGITVVERRGLPVSERSENAGYLATKRARMRHDAAPADDAWASLLDGTVPAAPAPGEAEELAHRYGYLAAATGQIVVGQLRQSLDGFIASRSGDSGFHEDRGDHGHLQRLRALADAVVVGASTVLAEDCSLSVDDVPGTSPVRVVLDAAARVDAGASVLADDGVPTLWIIAHDAVVPKTLPASVEVVRLPAEDFAPRRVLEILATRGLRKVLVEGGGNTVSRFLDAGLLDRLYLTTAPVLVGDGVPGIRFSGSDALAEARTAPVRRFVFGQDICTEFNFAAVR is encoded by the coding sequence ATGTCCATCCAGTCCACCCAGCTCGGGTCCGCCTCCGTGCCTGCCACCATCGAGAGGGTCGCGGAGACCGTCCTGCCCACCCGGCACGGGACATTCCGCATGGTGGGTTACCGCGACAGCGGGGGGACGGAGCACGTCGCGCTCGCGCAGGGGATCGACGACGACGCCCGGGGCACCGCCCACCGGGCACCGCTCGTCCGGGTGCACAGCGAGTGCCTCACGGGCGACGCCTTCGGTTCATGGCGCTGCGACTGCGGGGAACAGCTCGACGCCGCGCTCGCGGCCATCTCGGACGAGGGGCGCGGCGTCGTGGTCTACGTACGCGGGCACGAGGGACGCGGGATCGGGCTGCTCGCCAAACTGAAGGCGTACGCGCTGCAGGACCAGGGCGTGGACACCGTGGATGCGAACACCGCACTCGGACTTCCCGTGGATGCCCGGCGCTACGACCAGGCGGCCGAGATCCTGCAGGACCTCGGCATCAGCGCCGTGCGGCTACTCTCGGGGAATCCCGCCAAGGAGGAAGCGCTGGAGGACCTGGGGATCACCGTCGTCGAGCGCCGCGGCCTGCCCGTCTCGGAGCGGTCGGAGAACGCCGGATACCTCGCGACGAAGCGCGCCCGCATGCGCCACGACGCGGCACCGGCGGACGACGCCTGGGCCTCGCTCCTCGACGGTACCGTCCCGGCGGCCCCCGCACCGGGTGAGGCGGAGGAGTTGGCGCACCGGTACGGCTACCTCGCGGCGGCGACCGGGCAGATCGTCGTCGGACAGCTGCGCCAGAGCCTCGACGGCTTCATCGCCTCTCGGTCCGGCGACTCCGGCTTCCATGAGGACCGCGGCGACCACGGACACCTCCAGCGGCTGCGGGCCCTGGCGGACGCCGTCGTCGTCGGCGCGTCCACGGTGCTCGCCGAGGACTGCTCGCTCTCGGTCGACGACGTACCCGGCACCAGCCCCGTGCGCGTGGTGCTCGATGCAGCGGCACGGGTGGATGCCGGCGCGAGCGTCCTGGCCGACGACGGTGTCCCCACCCTCTGGATCATCGCGCACGACGCCGTGGTGCCGAAGACGCTGCCGGCCTCGGTGGAAGTGGTGCGGCTGCCCGCCGAGGACTTCGCCCCGCGGCGGGTGCTGGAGATCCTCGCCACACGGGGACTCCGGAAGGTGCTCGTCGAGGGCGGCGGCAACACCGTCTCGCGGTTCCTCGACGCGGGCCTGCTCGACCGGCTCTACCTGACCACGGCTCCGGTGCTGGTGGGCGACGGCGTTCCCGGCATCCGCTTCTCCGGCTCGGATGCCCTGGCCGAAGCGCGGACTGCGCCGGTGCGGCGCTTCGTCTTCGGTCAGGACATCTGCACGGAGTTCAACTTCGCCGCGGTGCGGTAG
- a CDS encoding gluconolactonase: MKAEQISDVCTFHGEGPYWDPRRNELLLVDMLEGDVLVRHEDGSIDRHDVHPRLAGVVRGRASGGYVIGVERGFLFADESFSTLEEGPVAFSDPAVRMNDGGCDPAGRFLCGSMGWEGGFGAGTLYSLGTDHSVSTVLTGGTVSNGLHFSPSGDTAFYSDTPTGRIDALAYDVDSGRFTDRRTFAVVEPALGMPDGMAIDAEGGIWTALYGGAAIARYDASGRLSEHIHLPVTNVTACAFGGADLSTLFITTTQENVPKGSEPQAGALFAVEPGVPGAPLPMFEG; this comes from the coding sequence GTGAAAGCCGAGCAAATCTCCGACGTCTGCACCTTCCACGGCGAAGGCCCCTACTGGGATCCGCGCCGGAACGAGCTCCTGCTCGTGGACATGCTGGAGGGCGACGTGCTGGTCCGCCACGAGGATGGCAGCATCGACAGGCACGACGTGCATCCGCGCCTGGCGGGTGTCGTCCGCGGCCGTGCGTCAGGCGGCTACGTGATCGGGGTGGAACGGGGTTTCCTGTTCGCCGACGAGTCGTTCTCCACCCTCGAGGAGGGGCCGGTTGCGTTCAGCGATCCGGCCGTCCGCATGAACGACGGCGGCTGCGACCCCGCCGGCCGCTTCCTCTGCGGGTCGATGGGGTGGGAGGGCGGCTTCGGCGCCGGCACCCTGTACTCCCTCGGCACGGACCACTCGGTGTCCACCGTGCTGACGGGCGGCACCGTCTCGAACGGCCTCCACTTCTCCCCGTCGGGCGACACCGCCTTCTACAGCGACACCCCGACAGGACGCATCGACGCCCTCGCGTACGACGTCGACAGCGGCCGCTTCACGGACCGGCGTACCTTCGCCGTCGTCGAGCCAGCGCTCGGCATGCCCGACGGCATGGCCATCGACGCCGAGGGCGGCATCTGGACGGCGCTGTACGGCGGCGCGGCGATCGCGCGGTACGACGCCTCGGGGAGGCTCTCGGAGCACATCCACCTGCCGGTCACCAACGTGACCGCCTGCGCGTTCGGCGGGGCGGACCTGTCGACGCTGTTCATCACGACGACGCAGGAGAACGTCCCGAAGGGGTCCGAACCGCAGGCGGGCGCCCTGTTCGCCGTCGAGCCAGGGGTTCCGGGCGCTCCCCTGCCGATGTTCGAGGGGTAG
- a CDS encoding oxidoreductase, translating into MSQPAQQQEPPGTTDAMNPAPDHGEQSYRGTGRLLGKKAVITGGDSGIGRAVAIAYAREGADVLISYLDEDDDARETARWVEEAGRQAVLFPGDLADPATCRAVIDKAVEEFGKVDILVSNAAFQMTHESIEEIPDEEWDRTLAINLSAFFHLTKAVLPHMGAGGSIIGSSSVNSDNPVPTLLPYSATKAGIANMTASMAQLLAERGIRANSVAPGPIWTPLIPATMPEDQVESFGQQVPLQRAGQPAELAPVYVLLASDEASYVSGARIAVTGGKPIL; encoded by the coding sequence GTGAGCCAGCCAGCACAGCAGCAGGAGCCGCCCGGAACCACCGACGCCATGAATCCCGCTCCCGATCACGGCGAGCAGTCCTACCGCGGTACGGGCAGGCTTCTCGGCAAGAAGGCCGTGATCACCGGTGGCGACAGCGGGATCGGTCGCGCTGTCGCGATCGCCTACGCACGCGAGGGGGCGGATGTCCTCATCAGCTACCTGGACGAGGACGACGACGCCCGGGAGACGGCCCGCTGGGTGGAGGAGGCCGGACGGCAGGCCGTCCTCTTCCCCGGCGATCTCGCAGACCCGGCGACCTGCCGGGCCGTGATCGACAAGGCCGTGGAGGAGTTCGGGAAGGTGGACATCCTCGTCAGCAACGCCGCGTTCCAGATGACCCACGAGAGCATCGAGGAGATCCCGGACGAGGAATGGGACAGGACCCTGGCCATCAACCTCAGCGCCTTCTTCCACCTCACGAAGGCCGTGCTGCCGCACATGGGGGCGGGGGGCTCCATCATCGGGTCCAGTTCGGTGAACTCCGACAATCCCGTACCCACCCTGCTGCCCTACTCGGCGACGAAGGCAGGCATCGCGAACATGACGGCGTCCATGGCGCAGCTCCTCGCGGAACGCGGCATCCGCGCGAACTCGGTGGCCCCCGGCCCCATCTGGACACCGCTCATCCCTGCCACGATGCCGGAGGACCAGGTCGAGAGCTTCGGCCAGCAGGTACCCCTGCAGCGGGCCGGGCAGCCCGCCGAACTGGCTCCGGTCTACGTGCTGCTCGCCTCCGACGAGGCCAGCTACGTGTCCGGCGCCCGCATCGCCGTGACCGGAGGCAAGCCGATCCTCTGA